From the Acidimicrobiales bacterium genome, the window GCCTGTTCGAGAACGAGCTCTATCCCGGTATCGAGATCGTGTTGGGCCAGATCGCCGAAGGTACCGATGCGGTCGCAGTGGCGACGTCGAAGCCGACCGTGTTCGCCGCCCGAATCCTCGAGCACTTCGCGCTCGACGGATACTTCGATGCCATCGTGGGCGCAGAGCTCGACGGCCGGCGCTCGGCCAAAGCCGAGGTCATCAGCGAGGCGCTGCGACAGCTGGACGCGAACCCCGCCGATTGCGTCATGGTCGGTGACCGCGAGCACGATGTCATCGGCGCCGCCGCGCACGGGATCCCGTGTGTCGGAGTCGCGTGGGGCTACGCCGAGCCGGGCGAACTGGCGGCGGCCGGTGCCCACTCGGTCATCGAGCACCTCTCGGATCTTCCCGCCGCGATCGTCAACGCTCGGTCGTAGCGTTGTCGCCGGTCTGGTCGACGGCGTTCAGGTCATGCTCGCGCCGGTTCGAGTTCCATGAGTTGTGGCGTGAGGAGCGCGGGGAGCGCGGGACGACCGGTGAGGTAGCCCTGGATGTGGGTGATGCCGGAGGCGTGGAGTGAGATCAGCTGCTGTTCGGTCTCGACGCCCTCACAGACCACCGGGGCGTCGAGGATGCTGGCGATGGAGACGATGGCTTGCATGATCGCGCAGGAGTCGGTCTCGTCGCCGCCTGCCTGTTCGCGCATGGCGGAGAGCGTGAGGAGCAAAGAGCGGTCGATCTTGATGATGTCGAACGGGACCGAGATGAGTTGACCGAGGTTGGAGTAGCCGGATCCGAAGTCGTCGATCGAGATCCTCAATCCGGCATCCCGGAGGCGCTGGATTCGCTGTTGCGCGACGCCGGTGTGGTCGAGGGCGGCCGATTCGGTGATCTCGGCGACGAGGCGGTTGGTGGGCACGTTCCAGCGGCGGGCAGTCTCGAGAACACCGGCAACGAAGGCCGGCTCGGCGAGTTGGCGGGCGGAGACGTTGAACGAGACCGTGATGTCGGGGTCGACACCGGCCTCGATCCAGGCGGCGAGCTGGCGGCAGACCTCGTCGAGGACCCACTTGCCGATGCCGCAGATCTCTCCGGTGACCTCGGCGATGGGGATGAACTCGTCCGGTCCGATGGCGCCGAGGTGAGGAGAGGTCCAGCGGAGCAGGGCTTCCAGACTGACGATCGTCTGGTCCTCGGCGGTGACGATGGGCTGATAGACGAGGCTGAACTCGCGGTCGTAGTCCGCCTCCCGAAGGGCTCGGGTGATCTGGTTGTGGCGCGTGGTCGTGGATTCGAGTTCGGCTTCGTAGATCACGACCGTGTCGCCGCCCTGTCGCTTGGCCTCGTAGAGCGCGATGTCGGCTCGCCCGATCAGCGCCTCGGCGTGATCGCGGTCGTCGGTGAGCGCGACGCCGATGCTGGTACGGACGTGTTCGAGGCGGGCCCCGATCTGGAACGGTTCGTCGAGCGTGTCGAGGAGATGCTGGGCAGCGAGCCGGGCCGCGGCTTCGCCGGCGATGGACGGCAGGATGATGGCGAACTCGTCGCCGCCCATGCGCAGGATGGTCTGACCGGGCTGGATCGCGTTGGTGAGGCGGGCCGCGACCTGGGTGAGCAGTGCATCGCCGACCGGGTGGCCGAGACTGTCGTTGATGGTCTTGAACCCGTCGATGTCGAGCGTCATCAGCGCCATCGGTTGTCCCGTGTGTTCCATGGCGCTTCGGGCATCGCCGAGGCGGGGCTGCAGCACGCGGCGGTTGGGAAGCCCCGTGAGTGCATCGGTGCTGGCCTGGTGTTCGAGCTTGAGCCGCAGACGTGTCTCGATGGTGATGTCGCGGACCGTGATCACCCGGCCCCTCACGAGTTCGTCGGTGATCAGGTCCGAGACCCGGAGATCGAACCATCCGGAGTCGCCGTCGCGCTTGGTGAGTTCGAACGGCGCAGCCTGGCCCGTGCCGGTCTGGTGGAGATGGTTCCGCAACGCGGACCGCTGATCGGCGGGGGCCAGGCCGATCAGGTCCTCGGCGCGTTCGGCGACGGGGTCGAGGAGCTGGGCGGCCGACGCCGACCGATAGTTGATCGTCCCGGACGGGCTGATGACGAACATCGTGTCGGGAGAGTCGTCCAACAGGGTCCGCAGACGTTGTCCTTCGCGACGTTCCGCTTCGGCGAGGATCGCGCCTGGGTCGACCGGAACCGCGCCCGCAGGGCGAGCCACCCTGCCGCCACGAGTGCCCCGATCGCGCCGAGAACCGCACCCGCCGCGGTTCGTTCCGCGTTCCGCGTTGTCGGCAGCGCGCCGGGTGGCCGCCGCGAGCAGGTCTCGGAGTTCATCGTGATCGTGCGGAGCAGGGTGCTCGCCGTCGGTGCCACCCAGCAGCATGAACCCGCAGCCACCGATCTCGGCGATCAGCTCCTCGGCCCGCTCGATCTGCCCGCGTTCCAACCCGTGCAGAGCCAAGCCGTGGTCGCCGGTGAGTACCGCCACCGAGTCAGAGATGAGGGACACGTCGGGCTCGCCACCCAATGTCATGATCGCGTCGGCATGGGCCACCGTGGTCGCCGCCATCTGCAGCTCCATGGCTGCGCCCACCGCTCGACGCTCCCGGACGGCTTGTGCAGTGGAGACGGCTGCGGCGACAACCGCCGCCATGAGACAGAGGCTGATCCCGACACCCAGGAGCGGGGAGTAGCGATCCCTGATTGATCTCACGGCCAGAACGGGCCATTGTCCCCATCCGTGCCGGCCCGAAGGTCATTCCCGAGCGATCCGGGACGACGCGGCTCAGCTGCGTGGGTCGGGTGGCGCGTGTTCCAGGACGCATTCGAGGTAGCGACGCAGATGGCCGATCGCTTCGATCGCGACGGCAGGATCGTCCGCCGCCTTCGACAGCACGAAGGCGCCCTGGAGCACGGTTTGCGTGTGGCGGGCCAGGCTTGCAGCGGTGATGCCGGCGGCTGCAGCGTTGCGCGGGAGCGCCGCGGCGAGGTCGGCTTCGAGGGTCTCGGCGTGGCCGAAGATGCTCGCCGCGCAGGCGTCGCGCACGGCCGGGCTCGTCTCGAAGACCTCCTGGGCCATGGTGCCCACCAGGCATGTGTACTCGGCCGGATCGCCCGAGATCAGCCCGGCCCGAAACGACAGATAGCCGAAGACGCGGTCGGCCGGATGGTCGTGGTCGTGGTACGGCGCGGCAGCGAACAGCGCGCCGGTCGTCGTCGTCCAGTGCTCGGCGGCCGCGACCGCGAGCGCTTCCTTGGACGCGAAGTGGTGGAAGAAGGCGCCCTTGGTCACGCCGGCCGCCGCGCAGAGATCGTCGACGGTCGTGGCGTGCAGCCCCTGTGCCCTGATGACGTCAACCGCAGCGTCGAGCAGCGCGGCCTTCGCTTCGCCGTACCCCAGCCGCCGGGCGGCAGCCGTCACGCGGATGTCCCGTCGGCAGCCGCCCGCATCGCAGCCACGTCGAGTTTGCGCATCTGCAGCATTGCCTCCATCGCCCGGGCTGCTCGTTCGGGGTCGGGGTCACCGAGGATCTCGCCGAGTTCGTCGGGAACGATCTGCCACGACAGTCCGAAGCGGTCCTTCAGCCACCCGCACATGCTTTCCTCGCCGCCCTCGGTCAGCGCATCCCAGTAGTGGTCGACCTCGGCCTGGCCGCCGCACGGAACCACCAGCGACACCGCCTCGGTGAACGGGAACTGAGGGCCGCCGTTGAGCGCCTGGAACGGGCGACCCAGGAGCGTGAAGTGGATCATGAGCGGCGCGCCGTCGGGGCCGGGGCTCACGTTGTCGATCCGCGAATCTGCGAACAGTGAGACGTAGAACTCGGCGGCTTCGAGACCGTTGCCGTCGAACCAGAGACATGTCGAGATCTGGGTGGGTGCCATCTCGATACCATACCAACCAGTCGGTATGTCTTCCTGTCCTGGGGCGGGGGCTCTGGGAGGGATGGTCGCAGTACTGGCCCACGAACCGCGACGACGGGCCGTGATCACCTATGCCTTGCGCGGTGAGTGGTCGAGGTCGGTGCGGCGGGCCGCGTTGCCGGTCTCGAGTAGATCAGGCGGTACCGGTCGGCCGTAGAGATACCCCTGGAGCTCGTCGGCACCGAGTCCGCGCAGTCGCGCCGCCTGCTCGGCGGTCTCGATTCCCTCGGCGGTCACCGTCGCGCCGAGGAGATGGCCGGTGTCGACGATCAGCTTGGAGAGCGAGTGGGACGACTCGTCGATCGTGAAACTCCGGTCGATCTTGAGAAAGTCGATCGGCAGGGTCTTGAGCTGAGCGAGCGACGTGTAGCCGGTACCGAAGTCGTCGATCGCAGTGCGTACGCCGCGTGCTCGGAGCTGCTGGAGCTTGTGGGCGGCGGATCCGAGGTCTTCGAGCAATGCGCTCTCCGTCACCTCGATGATGATGCGCGTCGGGTCGATGCCGAACTCATCGAGCGGGCCGAGCACGTTGTGGACCACCTCCGAGTTGGCGAGATGGCGGCCCGAGATGTTGATCGCCACTGGAACGTCGACGAACGCATCAGCGGCGTCCCAGGCCACGATCTGACGGGCGACGCGGGCGACGACCCACTGATCGACCGCAACGATGAGATCGCTTCGCTCGGCCAGAGGGATGAAATCGTCCGGCGGCACCGTCCCGTGGCCCTCGCGCTCCCATCGAACGAGTGCCTCGAGGGCGACCATCGCACCCGTCTCCGGGTCGACGATCGGCTGGTAGTGCAGGACGAGGTCATCGTCGATGATCGCGGTGCGGAGTGCCTGCTCGAGGTCGGCTCGGTGCGCGGTCGCCTGCCGTAGGTCCTCGTCGCACAGCTCGATCCGACCCCGACCCAGCGCCTTGGCTCGGTAGACGGCGGCATCGGCATCACGTAGGAGGTCCTCCGCGTCGAGGGTGTCGATGGTCCGCAGGGCAATGCCGATACTCACGCCGATCGTCACCTCCGACCCGATGACATTGGTCGGCTTGGCGACAGCCTGGATGAGCCGCGACGCGATCGCTCGGGCTTCGGCGGCGTCGCGGACCGGCTCGGCGACGACGAGGAACTCGTCGCCTCCGAGTCGACCGACGTGGTCGCCGCTACGGGCGGCCTGCTGGAGACGTTGCGCCGCCTCGCGAAGCACGACGTCGCCGGCCAGGTGACCGTGGACATCGTTGATCTGCTTGAAGCCGTCGAGATCGATGAAGAACGCAGCGACCAATGTGTCACTGCGACTCGTGCGAGCGAGGGCCTTCTCGAGCTGGTGAATCGACGCGTTGCGATTCGGCAGCCGGGTGAGGCCGTCGTGGGTGGCCTCGTGGGTCATCTGGAGCCTGAACTCCTCGCGTTCGCGCAGTGACACGGCGAGCGTTTCCACGGCCGTCTGCAGCGACGCACCGAGGGCACCAGGGGCCCGTTCGGCGAGCGATGGGTGGGTGAGATCACCGTCGGCGAGTGCAAGCGCCTGTCGTTCGGCGAGCGCAAGCTGACCCGAGGCTTGGTTGATGGCTCGAATCGCTTCCCTGACCTCCACCGGCCCCTTCTCGGCCATCGGCTCCGCCTCTCCGTCACCCTCGCTGATCCGCCGGGCCGCGGTGGCGAGGCGACGGATCGGCCGCGCGACGACCTGAGCGACAACCAGGGCGACCAGCAAGCCGACGACCGTGATACCGGCGAGCTCCAGAATCGACCGGTCGACGACGTCTGCCGCGGCGTTCTGAGCCGACTCGCTTGCCGCGATGGCGTCGGCCCCGGCGCTCGCGACCAGCGCGAGGTGGAGATCGGTGGCGACGATCGAGCTCTGGTAGGTCGCAGCGATCGCATCGAGATCCAGGAGTGCAGCCGCGAGCGCGTCGTCATCGGCCGCGCCGAGAATGCTCGCGGTGACGAGGCCATTCACGTCCCGACGGAAGTCGGCGAGGGCGGGCGAAGCGGTCAACGCCGCGAGCGCGGATGCGGTCGACGTTCCCTCAGGTGCCACACGGGCCACCGTGTCGATGGCCTCCTGCCAGACCTGCTCGAGCGCAGCGACCGCCGCGATCTCACCGGCGCGGCCCGAGGGATCGAGGAACATCGACCCGAAGTAGTGATTGATCTGGCTCGCCGTGGCCTGACGGGCTGCCGTCGCGGCTTCCAGTGCCCGGACCGAGTCGATGAGACCTCGGCCGGCGTCGGCCGAGCTCGCCAGCCCGATCGTCAGGTCGAACACGCCGTCGGTCTGCTCGGCGGCCAGCGCCTCGAGCTCCTGGTAGCGGCCGCTGGCTTCGTCGAACGGCGTGCCTCCCGCTATCTCGGCCCGGAGGTCGACGAGCTGGTCGGCGAGCCCCTCGATCGTGACTTCTCCGATCAGCCCGTCTACCGCGGCGGTGGCCGCGTCGGCCGCACCCGCGATGTCGATGCCGACCAGGTCCTCGATGCTCCCGACGTCGAGCCCGAGGTCGACGACGGCGAGCTGGGTGGTGACCCAGTTGCGTTCCTCGAGAAGTCGGGTGCGCAGCCGAGCGAGGTCGACCGCTTGGCGCACCGCTTGATCGACCTCGGCGATGGCGGACGCCTGTGTCTGCGCCCGATCGACTTCCCGGACAACCAGCCATCCGGCGCCCACCGCGGGGACGAGCGCCACGATGGAGGCGATCACGCCGAGGCGGTAGAACCCCCGGGGGATACGGAAGGGCGCGAAGTTCACACCTCAGCGTCGGTCGGTCGGGCGGCGCGATGAGGATTCGCAGCCGCCCGCAACGACGGGTTCAGGACGTCGGGGCGTCCGCGTAGCGCAGGTACGGCTTGATCTCTTCCACGTTCTGAAAGGTCGCCTTCGCATCCTCGGTCGACATGCCGGGCGAGACGATCACCCGGTCGCCGGGGCGCCAGTCGGCCGGGGTCGCGATGGCGTCGCGGTCGGTGGCCTGGAGGGCATCGATTACTCGCACGATCTCGTCGAAGTTGCGGCCGACCGACTTCGGGTAGGTGAGGATCAGGCGCAGCTTGTCGGTGGGGTCGATGATGAACACGGACCGCACGGTCGAGGTGTCGCCCGCGCCGGGGTGGATCATGTCGTAGAGCTCGGCGACCTTGCGGTCAGGGTCGGCCACGATCGGGAAGTTGAGCGCGGTGCCGCTCACCTCGCCGATGTCGGGGGCCCACTTGTTGTGATCCTCGATCGGGTCGACTGACAGGGCCATCGCCTTCGTGTTGCGCTTGGCGAACTCGCCGTGGAGTGCGGCCGTGCGGCCGAGCTCGGTGGTGCACACCGGCGTGAAGTCGGCCGGGTGGCTGAAGAACACCGCCCAGGAATCCTTCTTCCAGTCGTGAAACGAGATCATTCCGTCGGTGGTGTCGGCGGTGAAGTCGGGGGCGGTGTCGCCCAAGTGCAGACTCATGGCTGTTCCTCTCGTTCGAGCGTCGGCGGATCCGACCCTCGCAGATGTCGGGACCATCGGACAAGCGGTCGCGCCTCGGGCCTCTCGCCCGGGTCCTCGTGTGTGATCCTTCCACACATGCGCCGGGGGCGGTCGGTCAGCCCCGAAGTTCGGCGAGCCGTGCCGCCAGCTTGTCGATCGCCATCGTCCAGCCCTGGCCCCCCGGCGAATCAGCGGGCACGCCGATGTGGGTCATCGTCATCCGGGTGCGGTCGCCGAGGTCTTCCAGCTCGACCACGACGGTGGTCTCCATGGGGGTGCCGGCCGGCATGCCCATCTGTTCCGCCGTCATGGCGGTGCCGGCCGCGTCGGCCATGGACTCCGTGTACACGAGGCGGGTCTTCGGCTCGATCTCGCGGAACTCGCCGACGAAGAACATCTGCATCGCCCCGCCAGGGGTGTCCATCTCCATCGCGATCCGGCGGCGACCGCCGATCTTCAGGTCCATCTCGGCTGTCGGGATCGTCGCGCCCATCGGGCCGTACCAGGCGGCGAAATGGTCGGCTTCGGTCCACATCGCCCAGATCAGGTCGATCGGTGCATCGAACGTGCGCTCGATCTCGACGCTCTTGGTGTCACTCATCGGGTGTTCGGTCCTTCTTGTTCGAGGGTCTGTTCCAGGGTCGTGCGGACGTAGTCGTCCATTCGGTCGAAGCGGTCGTCCCAGATGTGTCGGTACCGTTCGGTCCAGTCGGCGACCGCGGCCAAGGGCTCGGCGGCGATCGTGCAGGGCCGGAACTGCGCCCGCCGACCTCGGGTGACGAGCCCGGCGTGCTCGAGCACCTTGATGTGCTTGGAGATCGCGGGAAGGGTCAGGTCGAAGGGCTCAGCCAGCTCGTTGACGCTCGCCTCGCCCTCCGAGAGGCGAGCGAGGATCGCCCGCCGGGTCGAGTTGGCCAGCGCCGCGAAGGTCTCGTCGAGTCGCCGGTCGTCCAGCAACGCCGTTGCATCGGCCACGGGTCCACCCTTCTCCGGATCGCGCCCTTCGTATTTAACCGATATGGAAACTAATGTCGGGAGGCGTCGAAGTCAACCCGTCCGTGGGGTCGTCGATGCGCATCACGCGTGCGACGTCGTCGACCGATCACGATGTTCCGTTCCGGATCGACGGCCTACGGGGTCGCAGTCTCCTGCAGCGCAGCGCCGATGAACTCGGTGAATCCGGCGGTGCCGCGCCCGTTGAAATGGGCGGAGTCGGCGAACCACTCGTCGGGAGCCGCGAGTTCGCGACCGTTGATCAGCGCGACGCCGAGGGAGTCGGCCATCTCCGCCACCGCTTCCAGGGCCCGGCGCTCCGAATCCGGGTTGGCGCAGCCGGGGAGCACGGCCGGGCACCCGCCGGGCTCGAGCAGGAGCACGACCCTGCTGCCGCGCCGCTGCGCCTCGTTCACGATCTCGGCCAGCGCGGTTTCGTTGTCGGCACTGAAACCGGGGAAGGGTGCTCCGTCGCTCAGGTCCTCCGCCGTTCGGCGCTGCTGGTTGCGATAGATGGTGAGGTGCCCGCGCTCGGTGTAGGAGGTCGCGTCGACCGATTCGGACAGGAGCCCGACGAGGTCGCGCAGCTGGCTGCGTCTCCACCAGAACTCCGAGCGGCCGAGAATCGAGCCTCGCTGTCCTTCGTGTGCCACGAGTGCGTCGAAGCCGGTGGCGAGGACATCGTCGTCCTCGTCGTCAGGGGCGCCCCAGATCGACAGACCGATGACGATCGTGTCGGGCTCCAGAGGCCAGAGACTGTGGTCCAGCCACCGCTGCATCCCGATGGGAGTGCTGTAGGGCCCCGCCGCGTTGAAGGCCGAGACGCCGAATTCGGCGAGGAGCTGATCGGGATCGATGCCGGCTTCGGTCACCGACGACCCCAGGAAGAGCACATCGATCTCGTCGCCGACGAGGCGTTCCGCGTACTCCGATTTCACCTCGAGACCGACGCTCGGCCACGGATCGGGGCTCGGCAATGACGACGCCAGGATGCGCAGCGCGATCTCGGCGCACACGAGGGGGGCGAGGAGGCCGAGGATCCAGGGGGAGTGGCGAGTCGTCATGGTCAGAACTGGAAGTAGAGGAATGGTTCGGCGCTGGTCGCGGTCGCGACGAGCACGGCGGCGGCGGCCGTGCCGTACGCGAAGCCGCGGGCGAAGCTGCCCGGCGCCGACTGCAGCACGGCCCCGGACCGAAGCCGGCCGTCGATCACCGTCATCAGGCCGGCGGCAACAGCGACCGTGGCGACGGCGGACACCGAGAGCGTGCCGCGGCTCCAGTCGGCCGATCCCAACGCCTCGAGGATCGCCACCGCGTCACCGAACGACGCGGCCCGGAACGGGATCCAGGTCAGGGAGACCAATGCGAACGTGAACGGGACCCAGAGCGCCGAACGGCGGTGTTCCGGGCTTCCGTTCCGTTCGAGGAGGAGATAGGTGCCGTGGAGCGCTCCCCACGCCACGAAGGTCCACGCGGCGCCGTGCCACAGCCCCCCGAGCAGCATGGTCAGGAGCAGGTTGCGCTGCGTGATCCGCGGGCCGCACCGGTTGCCGCCGAGGGGGATGTAGAGATAGTCGCGGAGCCAGTCGGACAACGAGATGTGCCACCGCCGCCAGAACTCCGTGATGCTCTTCGAGCGGTACGGCTCGGTGAAGTTCACCATCAGCTCGACACCGAGGAGGCGCGACGTGCCGCGCGCGATGTTCGAGTAGCCGGCGAAGTCACCATAGATCTGGACCGAGAATCCGACGATGCCGACGAGCGCGCCGAGCGAGGTCGCCTGCGAGGGATCGGCGTAGACCGCGTTCACGTGGGGTGCGACCATGTCGGCGAGCACGGCCTTCTGGACGAGCCCCAGCATGATGAGTCGCAGACCGCTCGCGAGCTGATGCCCGGGAACCCGACCGGGGAGCGCCGCGAGCTGAGGCAGGAGCCGCGACGCCCGCTCGATCGGCCCGGCGACCAGTTGCGGGAAGTACGCGACATAGAGGGCGAAGGTGGGGAGGTGCGTCTCGGGCTCTGCTCGCCGACGGTAGATGTCGATCGTGTAGGACAGCGTCTGGAACGTGTAGAAGCTGATGCCGACCGGGAGCAGGATCTCGAGCGTCCATCCGGAACCTTCGAGCCCGATCCGTTCCAGCAGCTGTCGGCCCGAGTCGACGAAGAACCCGGCGTACTTGAAGAAGCCGAGGATCCCGAGATTGGCGCCCATGCTGACCCACAGCAGGGTCCTTCGCTGCCGATCGTCGTCGGTTCGACCGAGACGGGTGGCGACCACGAAGTCGACCGCGGTCGAGATCCAGACGAGCACGAGGAAGCGCACGTCCCACGCGCCGTAGAAGACATACGACGCGGCGAGCAGTACCCACACCCGTCGGGCCGCGGGCACCGCCCAGTACACGAGCAGCACGACCGGCACGAAAACGAGGTAGGCGACGGAGACGAAGTTCACGATGCGCCGGGCCGACTGCTCACATGCTTTTCATCGGCACGCCGCCTCGACGGCTTAGTGGCTCCCGGCCGGTCGCCATTCGGCCTTCCCTCATTCTGTGTCGCCGGACGTCGACACTGAGGCGCATGGACGTACCGCCGCGCCCAGAACGACGACCGCCCGCGCCCGCGGTCGGGCGTCGGTCGCCCGCGGACACCCCGGATGCCGCAGCGTTCGCGCTCGGCCGGCCGGAGGAGTGGGTGCTGGGACAGGTGCGGCGGCGGGGAACGGTGGGGTTCGTGGCGATGATGACCGCGTTCTCCGTGGTCAGCTCGGTGGTGTTGGTGACGGCTGCGATGCTCACCTTCCTCGGCGCGGACGCCGAGTACCTCGTCCCCAGCGTTGGCATGGCTGCCGCAGTGCCGGCCCTGGTCGCGCCGCCCGCCCTGTTCTTCAGTGTTCGCCTCGTGGCCCGCTTGGACGACGCGGGTCGCCTGCTTCGCCACACGGCGCGGACCGATCCTCTGACGGGTGTCTCGAATCGTCGCGGGTTCTTCGACGCCCTGGACGAACTCCGCGTTTCCAGCCGGGTTGCGGAGATCGCGATGGTCGACGTCGACGACTTCAAGAAGCTGAACGATCGCCACGGACACGCGGGCGGAGACCGGGCCCTGTGCCGCGTGGCGGAGTGGCTCGTGGAGCTCGTCGGCGACACCGGCACGGTCGCTCGCATCGGGGGTGACGAGTTCGCTTATGTGGCGTCGCCCGATCCGGCGCGACGACTGCCGACTCGGCAGGAGTTCGATCTCGACGGAATGGCGTACAGCATCACCATCGGACGCGCGGTGCGTTCGGCGGACGAGGACCCCGACGAGGCGCTCGTGCGCGCCGACGCCGACCTGTACCGGCGCAAGGACGAGTGGGGCGGTGCCAGCGTCCGCCACGGCCAGGACTCGTGATCGCCCGAGGCGGTCCGATGGCGCCGAGCTTCAGCTCAACTTGAGGAAGAGCTTCTCGAGGCGGTCGACATCGGTGTCGGTGTCGGCACTGGCCAGCGCGGCAGACATCAGCTTGAAGCCGACCCGGTCGAGTGCGCCCTTGGCCGCAGCGAGCTGCGTCACGATGTCCTGGCATTCGGCCTGTTCGCCGACGAGACGCTGGAGCCCCCGTATCTGGCCTTCGAGTCGGGCAAGGCGCTTGATGACGTCGTCGGTGGTCTCGGCGGGGAACTGCATCCCCGGATCATACCCCTACGGGTACGGGTTGCATCCTCGGTCAAATGTCCGTACATTTAGGCCATGTCCCTCCGGAAGTTGCTGCCGATACTGACGTGGGCGCCTCGCTACGAAGGCCGCGACCTCCGCAGTGACCTGACCGCGGGCCTCACCGTCGGCGCGATGCTGGTGCCGCAGGCGATGGCGTATGCGTTGCTCGCCGGTCTTCCCCCCGAAGTCGGCCTCTATGCCGCGACGATCCCGGTGATCGTCTACGCGCTGTTCGGCACCTCCCGTCAGCTCGCCGTTGGCCCGGTCGCGATCGTCTCCCTGCTCACCGCCTCGGCGTTGGCTCCTCTGGTGGAGGAGGGGACGGCCGGCTATCTCGGCGCCGCAGCACTCCTGGCGGTCATGGTCGGCATCGTCCACATCGTCCTCGGCGCCGGTCGACTCGGCTTCCTGGTGAACTTCCTGTCGCATTCGGTGCTCGTCGGGTTCACGGCTGCGGCCGCGATCATCATCGGCTTCTCCCAGGCCAAGCACATCTTCGGCATCTCGACCGCACGCAAGGACCAGTTC encodes:
- a CDS encoding HAD hydrolase-like protein → MTTAVLLDLDGTITDPAQGIFNSVVHALDRLGKDPLGARELRSFIGPPLRQSFARVGVSEAEIPAAIAAYREHFATDGLFENELYPGIEIVLGQIAEGTDAVAVATSKPTVFAARILEHFALDGYFDAIVGAELDGRRSAKAEVISEALRQLDANPADCVMVGDREHDVIGAAAHGIPCVGVAWGYAEPGELAAAGAHSVIEHLSDLPAAIVNARS
- a CDS encoding EAL domain-containing protein, with the translated sequence MAAVVAAAVSTAQAVRERRAVGAAMELQMAATTVAHADAIMTLGGEPDVSLISDSVAVLTGDHGLALHGLERGQIERAEELIAEIGGCGFMLLGGTDGEHPAPHDHDELRDLLAAATRRAADNAERGTNRGGCGSRRDRGTRGGRVARPAGAVPVDPGAILAEAERREGQRLRTLLDDSPDTMFVISPSGTINYRSASAAQLLDPVAERAEDLIGLAPADQRSALRNHLHQTGTGQAAPFELTKRDGDSGWFDLRVSDLITDELVRGRVITVRDITIETRLRLKLEHQASTDALTGLPNRRVLQPRLGDARSAMEHTGQPMALMTLDIDGFKTINDSLGHPVGDALLTQVAARLTNAIQPGQTILRMGGDEFAIILPSIAGEAAARLAAQHLLDTLDEPFQIGARLEHVRTSIGVALTDDRDHAEALIGRADIALYEAKRQGGDTVVIYEAELESTTTRHNQITRALREADYDREFSLVYQPIVTAEDQTIVSLEALLRWTSPHLGAIGPDEFIPIAEVTGEICGIGKWVLDEVCRQLAAWIEAGVDPDITVSFNVSARQLAEPAFVAGVLETARRWNVPTNRLVAEITESAALDHTGVAQQRIQRLRDAGLRISIDDFGSGYSNLGQLISVPFDIIKIDRSLLLTLSAMREQAGGDETDSCAIMQAIVSIASILDAPVVCEGVETEQQLISLHASGITHIQGYLTGRPALPALLTPQLMELEPARA
- a CDS encoding TetR/AcrR family transcriptional regulator, producing the protein MTAAARRLGYGEAKAALLDAAVDVIRAQGLHATTVDDLCAAAGVTKGAFFHHFASKEALAVAAAEHWTTTTGALFAAAPYHDHDHPADRVFGYLSFRAGLISGDPAEYTCLVGTMAQEVFETSPAVRDACAASIFGHAETLEADLAAALPRNAAAAGITAASLARHTQTVLQGAFVLSKAADDPAVAIEAIGHLRRYLECVLEHAPPDPRS
- a CDS encoding VOC family protein gives rise to the protein MAPTQISTCLWFDGNGLEAAEFYVSLFADSRIDNVSPGPDGAPLMIHFTLLGRPFQALNGGPQFPFTEAVSLVVPCGGQAEVDHYWDALTEGGEESMCGWLKDRFGLSWQIVPDELGEILGDPDPERAARAMEAMLQMRKLDVAAMRAAADGTSA
- a CDS encoding EAL domain-containing protein; its protein translation is MNFAPFRIPRGFYRLGVIASIVALVPAVGAGWLVVREVDRAQTQASAIAEVDQAVRQAVDLARLRTRLLEERNWVTTQLAVVDLGLDVGSIEDLVGIDIAGAADAATAAVDGLIGEVTIEGLADQLVDLRAEIAGGTPFDEASGRYQELEALAAEQTDGVFDLTIGLASSADAGRGLIDSVRALEAATAARQATASQINHYFGSMFLDPSGRAGEIAAVAALEQVWQEAIDTVARVAPEGTSTASALAALTASPALADFRRDVNGLVTASILGAADDDALAAALLDLDAIAATYQSSIVATDLHLALVASAGADAIAASESAQNAAADVVDRSILELAGITVVGLLVALVVAQVVARPIRRLATAARRISEGDGEAEPMAEKGPVEVREAIRAINQASGQLALAERQALALADGDLTHPSLAERAPGALGASLQTAVETLAVSLREREEFRLQMTHEATHDGLTRLPNRNASIHQLEKALARTSRSDTLVAAFFIDLDGFKQINDVHGHLAGDVVLREAAQRLQQAARSGDHVGRLGGDEFLVVAEPVRDAAEARAIASRLIQAVAKPTNVIGSEVTIGVSIGIALRTIDTLDAEDLLRDADAAVYRAKALGRGRIELCDEDLRQATAHRADLEQALRTAIIDDDLVLHYQPIVDPETGAMVALEALVRWEREGHGTVPPDDFIPLAERSDLIVAVDQWVVARVARQIVAWDAADAFVDVPVAINISGRHLANSEVVHNVLGPLDEFGIDPTRIIIEVTESALLEDLGSAAHKLQQLRARGVRTAIDDFGTGYTSLAQLKTLPIDFLKIDRSFTIDESSHSLSKLIVDTGHLLGATVTAEGIETAEQAARLRGLGADELQGYLYGRPVPPDLLETGNAARRTDLDHSPRKA
- a CDS encoding peroxiredoxin, with protein sequence MSLHLGDTAPDFTADTTDGMISFHDWKKDSWAVFFSHPADFTPVCTTELGRTAALHGEFAKRNTKAMALSVDPIEDHNKWAPDIGEVSGTALNFPIVADPDRKVAELYDMIHPGAGDTSTVRSVFIIDPTDKLRLILTYPKSVGRNFDEIVRVIDALQATDRDAIATPADWRPGDRVIVSPGMSTEDAKATFQNVEEIKPYLRYADAPTS
- a CDS encoding SRPBCC domain-containing protein — its product is MSDTKSVEIERTFDAPIDLIWAMWTEADHFAAWYGPMGATIPTAEMDLKIGGRRRIAMEMDTPGGAMQMFFVGEFREIEPKTRLVYTESMADAAGTAMTAEQMGMPAGTPMETTVVVELEDLGDRTRMTMTHIGVPADSPGGQGWTMAIDKLAARLAELRG
- a CDS encoding metalloregulator ArsR/SmtB family transcription factor, whose product is MADATALLDDRRLDETFAALANSTRRAILARLSEGEASVNELAEPFDLTLPAISKHIKVLEHAGLVTRGRRAQFRPCTIAAEPLAAVADWTERYRHIWDDRFDRMDDYVRTTLEQTLEQEGPNTR